Proteins encoded by one window of Scatophagus argus isolate fScaArg1 chromosome 4, fScaArg1.pri, whole genome shotgun sequence:
- the LOC124058247 gene encoding transforming acidic coiled-coil-containing protein 1-like isoform X3, producing the protein MSSDSEGTFETPEAESPGVVKLLGQVDNSDQTVLPDVTNHSLDKNFNQDVGPVSVQEVDSLNNLTGSSPNDSSFGLDQNLNLTLSNKPSPGSLLLQPPALRPPSLSVLSPLNKPDPSEVDDEAPVTSDSSPDSNLLPGHGICVDPDLLNGNMNSDAALPNTKLTCETSSSNITNSCKVKQNQLMQKDFSGQDDDHHGGHATDEEKLASSVCVKPDKDESISDCIVTSKPEDSDCCSLYEDPCKLKSKSGGSEMEKTGSQVLDSICISEAEKQAVLSLIREEIITKEVEANDWKKKFEVSRQEVAEMRKIVAEYEKTIAQMIEDEQRNNLNSQKALHTVTMEKEAALADLNSVERSLSDMFRRYETMKSTLEGFKKNEEVLKKCAQEYLARVKQEEQRYQTLKLHAEEKLDKANEEIAQVRTKASSENMALTAGLRKEQMKNESLEQALQQKNQEIEELTKICDELIAKMGRTD; encoded by the exons TTCTTCCTGATGTTACAAATCACTCTCTGGACAAGAACTTCAACCAGGATGTGGGCCCAGTTTCAGTCCAAGAGGTTGATTCCCTGAACAATCTCACAGGATCTTCACCTAACGACAGCAGCTTTGGTTTGGACCAGAACCTCAACCTGACCCTCAGCAACAAGCCCAGTCCTGgctctctcctgctccagccTCCAGCCCTCCGGCCCCCATCCCTGTCCGTCCTCTCCCCGCTAAACAAACCTGATCCTTCAGAGGTGGATGACGAGGCTCCGGTGACGTCTGACTCCAGCCCGGACTCGAACTTGCTCCCTGGTCATGGCATTTGCGTGGACCCTGACTTGCTCAATGGCAACATGAATTCTGACGCTGCACTGCCAAACACAAAACTAACCTGTGAGACCAGCAGCTCAAATATCAC GAACTCCTGTAAGGTGAAGCAGAACCAGCTGATGCAAAAGGACTTCAGCGGACAG GACGACGACCATCATGGAGGCCACGCCACAGACGAGGAGAAGTTggccagcagtgtgtgtgtcaaaccAGACAAGGACGAAAGCA TTTCCGACTGCATCGTGACATCAAAACCCGAGGACTCAGACTGCTGCTCTCTG TATGAGGATCCATGCAAACTGAAGAGCAAGTCGGGAGGAAGTGAAatggagaaaacaggaagtcaagTCCTGGATTCCATCTGCATAAGTGAGGCAGAAAAACAGGCCGTCCTCAGCCTCATTAGAGAGGAG ATAATCACTAAAGAGGTGGAAGCCAACGACTGGAAGAAAAAGTTTGAGGTCAGCAGACAAGAAGTTGCTGAGATGAG GAAGATTGTTGCAGAATATGAGAAGACAATCGCTCAGATGATCG AGGATGAGCAGCGTAACAACCTGAATTCCCAGAAGGCTTTGCACACTGTGACGATGGAGAAGGAAGCCGCCCTGGCAGACCTGAACTCCGTGGAACGCTCTCTCTCTGACATGTTCCGGCGTTATGAAACCATGAAGAGCACCCTGGAGGGTTTTAAGAAA AATGAGGAGGTGCTGAAGAAGTGTGCTCAGGAGTATCTGGCCAGAGTcaagcaggaggagcagagatACCAGACACTTAAACTCCATGCTGAGGAGAAACTAGACAA GGCCAATGAGGAGATTGCTCAGGTGCGTACCAAAGCGAGCTCAGAGAACATGGCGCTGACCGCTGGTTTGAGGAAGGAGCAGATGAAGAACGAGTCTCTGGAACAAGCTCTGCAGCAGAAG AATCAAGAGATCGAGGAACTCACCAAGATCTGTGATGAGCTCATTGCCAAAATGGGAagaacagactga
- the si:ch211-113d22.2 gene encoding uncharacterized protein si:ch211-113d22.2 translates to MPSDTFPCLNTLLPPPPPLRPLHQRLLSAHSLFLRTLQDIVIHQSPAMKSALGLLLFVSMACYSHALKCHTCVASNEDDCNRQGSASCPQYADACSTITGPNTVVKSCTYKGFCDKAQGSSSGAKMECCFGDDCNGPHRSRSHGAHHHNSAGALASSPVLLITALLLRMAFSQL, encoded by the exons ATGCCCTCAGACACCTTCCCATGCCTAAacaccctcctccccccacctcctccacttcgTCCCCTCCATCAGAGACTCCTCTCAGCTCATTCACTCTTTCTCCGGACTCTTCAAGACATAGTGATCCATCAGTCCCCCGCCATGAAGTCTGCTCTCGGCCTGCTGCTGTTCGTCTCCATGGCCTGCTACA GCCACGCTCTTAAATGTCACACATGTGTGGCGTCCAACGAAGACGACTGCAATCGACAGGGCTCCGCCTCCTGCCCTCAGTACGCCGATGCCTGCTCCACCATCACAGGACCCA ACACCGTGGTGAAGTCGTGCACGTACAAAGGTTTCTGCGACAAGGCTCAGGGCAGCAGCTCTGGAGCCAAGATGGAGTGCTGTTTTGGTGACGATTGTAACGGGCCCCACAGGAGCCGCAGCCACGGGGCCCATCACCACAACAGTGCAGGGGCTCTGGCCTCCAGCCCAGTCCTGCTGATCACAGCCCTGCTGCTGCGCATGGCCTTCAGTCAGCTGTGA
- the plekha2 gene encoding pleckstrin homology domain-containing family A member 2 isoform X1, whose protein sequence is MPYFDRLNRVCGFLDIEEKENSCRFQRRYFILDTQGNALLWYMDNPQNLPSGASFVGSLKLTYISKVSEATAKQKPKTEFCFVINAVSRRYFLQANDVTDMREWVAALNNSSKITVPKSGPAPPRSDVTPVISDTQGGKRQAYKAEIIGGVVVHTPIQNESEETEGRERKGNRPGVLRCGYCVKQGNVCAFQRKSWKRRFFTLDDNAVSYYKSETDKDPLRAIPLRDIQKVHECLVKSGDLLLRDNLFEIITSSRTFYIQTDSPEEMRGWIRDIEMKIQDFRGPAKAFQFKRASSLYRSHNASSASRGQQSDERRPQLVKSSSVAPGWQPWTPIPPCEPSILDGEDEDSAFSSVPTLPSLSSSSTSSSTSSSSNSLSTPTPCPSATPAASGSGLGILTASGDVASGRRRHRSQPQPPTSCNFPFTLDDDGIRTTDV, encoded by the exons ATGCCGTACTTCGACCGGCTGAACCGTGTATGCGGCTTCCTGGACATCGAGGAGAAAGAGAATAGCTGCCGCTTCCAGAGGCGATACTTCATCCTCGACACGCAGGGAAATGCTCTCCTGTGGTATATGGACAACCCTCAg AACCTGCCCAGTGGAGCCAGCTTTGTTGGCAGCCTGAAACTAACCTACATCTCTAAG gTGAGTGAAGCAACAGCGAAGCAAAAGCCAAAGACGGAGTTCTGCTTTG TCATCAATGCCGTTTCCCGGCGGTACTTCCTCCAAGCCAATGATGTGACTGACATGAGGGAGTGGGTGGCTGCTCTCAACAACTCCAGCAAGATCACT GTTCCTAAGTCCGGCCCTGCACCTCCAAGGTCCGATGTGACCCCAGTAATCAGTGACACTCAGGGAGGGAAGAGACAGGCCTACAAGGCGGAGATCATCGGTGGTGTGGTGGTTCACACTCCCATCCAG AATGAGAGCGAGGAGactgaagggagagagaggaagggcaACAGGCCTGGCGTACTGAGGTGCGGTTATTGTGTCAAACAGGGAAATGTG TGTGCGTTTCAGAGGaagagctggaagaggaggtTTTTCACCCTGGACGACAATGCAGTCAGTTACTACAAATCTGAGACG GATAAGGATCCTCTCCGAGCTATTCCACTGAGGGACATTCAGAAAGTTCACGAATGTCTGGTCAAGTCAGG gGATCTCCTGCTGAGAGACAACCTGTTTGAGATCATCACCAGCTCCCGAACCTTCTACATTCAG ACAGACTCTCCAGAGGAGATGCGTGGCTGGATTAGAGACATTGAGATGAAGATCCAGGACTTCAGAGGTCCAGCTAAG GCTTTTCAGTTTAAACGTGCTTCCTCCCTCTACCGGAGTCACAATGCCTCCTCGGCATCTCGAGGTCAACAGAGCGATGAGCGTAGGCCCCAGCTGGTCAAGTCCTCCTCTGTGGCCCCAGGCTGGCAGCCCTGGACGCCCATCCCACCGTGTGAGCCCTCCATCCTtgatggagaggatgaagacAGTGCTTTCAGCTCTGTGCCCACTttgccctctctctcctcttcctccacctcttcttccacctcctcctcctccaactccCTCTCCACCCCGACCCCTTGCCCCAGCGCGACTCCAGCAGCTTCAGGTAGCGGACTGGGGATCCTCACAGCGTCAGGAGACGTGGCTAGTGGGCGCCGGCGGCACCGCTCGCAGCCTCAGCCTCCCACCAGCTGCAACTTTCCCTTCACCCTGGATGACGACGGCATCCGCACCACAGATGTCTAG
- the plekha2 gene encoding pleckstrin homology domain-containing family A member 2 isoform X2 translates to MPYFDRLNRVCGFLDIEEKENSCRFQRRYFILDTQGNALLWYMDNPQNLPSGASFVGSLKLTYISKVSEATAKQKPKTEFCFVINAVSRRYFLQANDVTDMREWVAALNNSSKITVPKSGPAPPRSDVTPVISDTQGGKRQAYKAEIIGGVVVHTPIQNESEETEGRERKGNRPGVLRCGYCVKQGNVRKSWKRRFFTLDDNAVSYYKSETDKDPLRAIPLRDIQKVHECLVKSGDLLLRDNLFEIITSSRTFYIQTDSPEEMRGWIRDIEMKIQDFRGPAKAFQFKRASSLYRSHNASSASRGQQSDERRPQLVKSSSVAPGWQPWTPIPPCEPSILDGEDEDSAFSSVPTLPSLSSSSTSSSTSSSSNSLSTPTPCPSATPAASGSGLGILTASGDVASGRRRHRSQPQPPTSCNFPFTLDDDGIRTTDV, encoded by the exons ATGCCGTACTTCGACCGGCTGAACCGTGTATGCGGCTTCCTGGACATCGAGGAGAAAGAGAATAGCTGCCGCTTCCAGAGGCGATACTTCATCCTCGACACGCAGGGAAATGCTCTCCTGTGGTATATGGACAACCCTCAg AACCTGCCCAGTGGAGCCAGCTTTGTTGGCAGCCTGAAACTAACCTACATCTCTAAG gTGAGTGAAGCAACAGCGAAGCAAAAGCCAAAGACGGAGTTCTGCTTTG TCATCAATGCCGTTTCCCGGCGGTACTTCCTCCAAGCCAATGATGTGACTGACATGAGGGAGTGGGTGGCTGCTCTCAACAACTCCAGCAAGATCACT GTTCCTAAGTCCGGCCCTGCACCTCCAAGGTCCGATGTGACCCCAGTAATCAGTGACACTCAGGGAGGGAAGAGACAGGCCTACAAGGCGGAGATCATCGGTGGTGTGGTGGTTCACACTCCCATCCAG AATGAGAGCGAGGAGactgaagggagagagaggaagggcaACAGGCCTGGCGTACTGAGGTGCGGTTATTGTGTCAAACAGGGAAATGTG AGGaagagctggaagaggaggtTTTTCACCCTGGACGACAATGCAGTCAGTTACTACAAATCTGAGACG GATAAGGATCCTCTCCGAGCTATTCCACTGAGGGACATTCAGAAAGTTCACGAATGTCTGGTCAAGTCAGG gGATCTCCTGCTGAGAGACAACCTGTTTGAGATCATCACCAGCTCCCGAACCTTCTACATTCAG ACAGACTCTCCAGAGGAGATGCGTGGCTGGATTAGAGACATTGAGATGAAGATCCAGGACTTCAGAGGTCCAGCTAAG GCTTTTCAGTTTAAACGTGCTTCCTCCCTCTACCGGAGTCACAATGCCTCCTCGGCATCTCGAGGTCAACAGAGCGATGAGCGTAGGCCCCAGCTGGTCAAGTCCTCCTCTGTGGCCCCAGGCTGGCAGCCCTGGACGCCCATCCCACCGTGTGAGCCCTCCATCCTtgatggagaggatgaagacAGTGCTTTCAGCTCTGTGCCCACTttgccctctctctcctcttcctccacctcttcttccacctcctcctcctccaactccCTCTCCACCCCGACCCCTTGCCCCAGCGCGACTCCAGCAGCTTCAGGTAGCGGACTGGGGATCCTCACAGCGTCAGGAGACGTGGCTAGTGGGCGCCGGCGGCACCGCTCGCAGCCTCAGCCTCCCACCAGCTGCAACTTTCCCTTCACCCTGGATGACGACGGCATCCGCACCACAGATGTCTAG